The following proteins come from a genomic window of Dysidea avara chromosome 12, odDysAvar1.4, whole genome shotgun sequence:
- the LOC136240583 gene encoding OTU domain-containing protein 5-A-like, which yields MVKFGGSGKKKQACILRKCSELCQLPPQPQASTQWSHLHLPSVTSDKPTTNDLTSSTEGVCTSDTTFKKGEQHYNEPPIVKLCDELLSGQKRRVVKMKQDGNCFYSALSFQLFGTQNEHGSVRHVINRIVSRNKTIFRPFFISTSNIRTVEELCEQNWKSGVWATQVEVIAAATIFRVPIYFISPSTEEMKWNVIHPLNNTSIRYPDFPDVDVDEGSFLRPSHFELLYHQNYHYDAVVAVDTGMVNTDVPILTGATSTEPVCISD from the exons ATGGTGAAATTTGGAGGATCAGGCAAAAAAAAGCAAGCTTGTATACTCCGAAAATGCAGTGAATTGTGTCAATTACCACCACAACCACAG GCCAGTACACAATGGAGCCACCTTCATCTGCCCTCTGTCACCAGTGACAAACCTACCACCAATGACTTGACTTCATCAACAG AAGGTGTATGTACTTCGGATACAACATTCAAGAAAG GTGAACAACACTACAATGAGCCACCCATAGTCAAGTTATGTGACGAGCTTTTATCAGGACAAAAGCGGAGAGTAGTTAAAATGAAACAAGATGGAAACTGTTTTTACTCTGCATTGTCGTTTCAATTATTTGGTACACAAAATGAACATGGCTCTGTTAGACACGTGATAAACAGAATAGTATCCCGAAACAAAACCATCTTCAGGCCATTCTTTATATCAACATCTAACATCAGAACAGTTGAGGAGTTATGTGAGCAGAATTGGAAGTCAGGTGTATGGGCTACTCAAGTTGAGGTTATAGCTGCAGCCACAATATTTCGTGTCCCGATATACTTTATATCTCCATCCACTGAAGAGATGAAGTGGAACGTCATTCATCCACTGAACAATACATCAATTCGTTACCCAGATTTTCCTGATGTGGACGTTGATGAGGGCAGCTTTCTACGACCATCACACTTTGAATTGTTGTACCACCAGAATTACCATTATGACGCAGTGGTAGCAGTGGATACTGGGATGGTGAACACTGATGTTCCCATTTTAACTGGTGCAACAAGCACTGAACCAGTTTGCATAAGTGATTAA
- the LOC136239839 gene encoding uncharacterized protein, with product MWQNSGKADMFASLASPQDSGWLVQEDGNYVFDWEATEVRQMIKDNIEFLTKGCSCTKGCKTQRCGCRKRQRSCGPGCLCQGCTNLNIPKPPPDDGTESEESEDEPQCEGDESHVLIQVVDITADVLDQQCIVKQGRFICEFCGAHFYHATALVTHCEKEYGKALRIEQKSFSNLLSFMSWKEEEEKLTFAYFVKPNGEVVNNNGSSRTMMYTCCRDGNKRGHSGPNKTGKTRKARPSRKLQNCCIARMIVTECLAKGKVEVKYISTHTNHTVEHSEFKHLPIPKSVKEDICQQFAAGISLERIMDNVRGSIGKRDQRRNFKKNMTRQQFVTRQDCRNICRKLNDFSRHRHNEDAISVQRIVEELRLENPSPVLFYKAQGQRDSEHPNLAEDTFLLILMTSFQAGLLEMFSSKIVCLDSTHKTNQYRFKLITVAVPDEYHTGQPVAWAIADKEDTDTLEVLWKSIKIRCPSAVINNLMTDDDSAGANACLRIYPSVRHLLCRWHVDRAWQRKLYHLVRKEEHRAEMYACLWMLIAEQDINKFLELQSLFVSYWEEKEHQFLTYYLKEYSNRTEKWAMCHRVFDHQDVDTNMLVESFHNKLKTNPRYLNHHVNRRCDDLVEVLLKFEVDQFYDRMRKEVMLTPQHTSTKVDGEERHTRGEAIPDVSIKMISEAMFQVESSEKDKVYSVHILSNSCAQQPNCVPHCQDPTCLYLCRHMMKCTCIDYTQGHLCKHVHKVNTLLKHSSTAVDDDMDCNPYPTDNSCLSDLDQVDSTVKETINQPVKRPSSDTAGKKKRNTTLC from the exons ATGTGGCAGAATTCTGGCAAAGCAGACATGTTTGCATCACTTGCATCTCCACAAGACAGTGGGTGGTTAGTCCAAGAAGATGGTAACTACGTATTTGATTGGGAAGCAACTGAGGTCCGACAAATGATCAAAGACAATATAGAATTCCTAACAAAAGGGTGTAGCTGCACAAAAGGCTGCAAAACTCAGAGATGTGGCTGTAGAAAGAGACAACGAAGCTGTGGACCAGGATGTTTGTGCCAGGGATGCACCAATTTGAATATCCCCAAACCACCACCAGATGATGGTACTGAATCAGAAGAATCTGAAGATGAGCCACAATGTGAAGGTGATGAGT CTCATGTGTTAATTCAGGTGGTGGACATTACAGCTGATGTGCTTGACCAGCAATGTATTGTTAAACAAGGGCGGTTCATTTGTGAATTCTGTGGTGCACATTTTTATCATGCCACTGCACTGGTTACACACTGTGAGAAGGAGTACGGCAAAGCTCTGC GAATTGAACAAAAATCTTTTTCAAATTTGCTTTCATTTATGTCATGGAAAGAGGAAGAAGAGAAGTTGACATTTGCATACTTTGTTAAACCTAATGGTGAAGTAGTCAACAACAATG GAAGCAGTCGAACTATGATGTATACATGTTGCAGAGATGGCAACAAACGGGGACATTCAGGGCCTAACAAGACAGGCAAAACACGAAAGGCACGCCCTAGTCGTAAACTGCAAAATTGCTGCATAGCAAGAATGATAGTGACGGAATGTCTTGCTAAAGGGAAAGTGGAAGTGAAGTATATTTCTACCCACACTAACCATACTGTAGAACACAGTGAATTTAAACATTTACCAATTCCAAAATCAGTCAAGGAAGACATATGCCAACAGTTTGCTGCTGGTATATCTTTAGAAAGAATCATGGACA ATGTGAGAGGATCTATAGGGAAGAGAGACCAACGCAGAAATTTTAAGAAAAATATGACAAGACAGCAGTTTGTCACACGACAGGATTGCAG GAATATATGTCGTAAACTAAATGATTTTAGTCGCCATCGTCACAATGAAGATGCCATATCTGTCCAACGGATAGTAGAAGAACTTAGGCTTGAGAATCCATCACCTGTTTTGTTCTACAAAGCACAAGGTCAAAGGGATTCAGAACATCCTAACTTAGCAGAAGACACCTTTCTACTTATCCTCATGACCAGTTTTCAAGCAGGACTGCTTGAAATGTTCAGCAGTAAGATAGTGTGTTTGGATTCTACCCACAAGACCAACCAGTATCGCTTTAAGCTGATAACTGTAGCTGTTCCTGATGAGTACCACACtg GACAACCTGTAGCTTGGGCTATTGCAGATAAGGAAGATACAGACACTTTGGAAGTTTTATGGAAATCTATTAAGATTCGCTGTCCCAGTGCAGTTATAAACAATTTAATGACAGATGATG ATTCAGCTGGAGCTAATGCTTGCTTACGTATTTATCCTAGTGTACGCCATCTACTTTGTCGATGGCATGTTGACAG GGCATGGCAAAGGAAATTATACCATCTGGTTCGGAAAGAGGAACATCGAGCtgaaatgtatgcatgtttgtggATGCTTATTGCAGAGCAAGACATCAACAAATTTCTTGAATTGCAAAGTCTTTTTGTATCTTATTGGGAAGAAAAAGAGCACCAGTTTTTAACATACTATCTAAAGGAGTATAGCAACAGAACAG AGAAGTGGGCAATGTGTCATCGAGTCTTTGACCACCAAGATGTAGACACTAACATGCTAGTTGAGAG TTTCCACAATAAACTCAAGACTAATCCACGCTATCTTAATCACCATGTCAACAGACGGTGTGATGACCTTGTGGAAGTTCTATTAAAATTTGAAGTGGACCAGTTTTACGACAGGATGAGGAAGGAAGTTATGCTGACACCACAGCATACATCCACCAAAGTAGATGGTGAAGAGAGACACACCCGGGGAGAAGCAATACCAGATGTATCCATAAAG ATGATTTCTGAAGCTATGTTTCAAGTGGAATCCAGTGAAAAGGACAAAGTTTACAGTGTGCATATACTGTCAAACAGCTGTGCACAACAACCCAACTGTGTACCACACTGTCAAGATCCGACATGCTTATATCTCTGCCGTCATATGATGAAGTGCACATGTATTGATTACACACAAGGACACTTGTGTAAACATGTTCACAAG GTCAATACATTGTTAAAGCATTCAAGCACAGCTGTGGATGACGACATGGACTGCAATCCGTATCCAACAGATAATTCCTGTTTATCAGATCTAGATCAAGTAGATTCCACTGTAAAAGAGACCATCAATCAGCCTGTAAAGAGACCATCATCAG ATACTGCTGGGAAAAAAAAGAGAAATACTACACTATGTTGA